A window of Choristoneura fumiferana chromosome 8, NRCan_CFum_1, whole genome shotgun sequence contains these coding sequences:
- the cnir gene encoding cornichon-like protein: MILGETLLFSLSLIDSGAILFLLVYFIITLSDLECDYLNAQECCEKLNYWLLPKYIGHSFITFLLLLHGQLLLFLINLPMFIWLTYEYFTIPQGNLGAYDPAEIHNRGQLKRHLRDVMIYVGYYLVFFFIYLYCFILAILKGDPLNRGADEEIVTEL, from the coding sequence ATGATATTAGGCGAAACTCTGTTGTTTTCTCTGTCTTTGATCGATAGTGGTGCGATATTGTTTCTTTTAGTTTACTTTATAATTACACTATCTGACCTAGAATGCGACTATCTGAACGCTCAAGAAtgttgtgaaaagttaaactATTGGCTGTTACCAAAATACATAGGGCATTCGTTTATTACATTCTTGTTATTGCTACACGGGCAACTGTTATTGTTCCTGATAAATCTGCCTATGTTTATTTGGTTAACTTACGAATATTTTACTATACCACAAGGTAATCTCGGAGCGTACGACCCCGCCGAGATCCACAACCGCGGGCAGTTGAAGCGGCACCTGCGTGATGTCATGATCTATGTCGGCTATTACTTGGTGTTCTTCTTCATTTATCTGTACTGCTTTATACTGGCTATATTGAAAGGTGATCCACTAAACCGCGGGGCTGATGAGGAGATTGTGACGGAGCTATAA